A window of the Pseudomonas furukawaii genome harbors these coding sequences:
- a CDS encoding NAD(P)/FAD-dependent oxidoreductase — protein sequence MIDTIAIIGAGLAGSTAARALRAQGYEGRIHLLGDESHQAYDRTTLSKTVLAGEQPEPPAILDSAWYASAHVDVQLGRRVSCLDLANRQIQFESGAPLAYDRLLLATGARARRMAIRGGDLAGIHTLRDLADSQALRQALQPGQSLVIVGGGLIGCEVATTARKLSVHVTILEAGDELLVRVLGHRTGAWCRAELERMGVRVERNAQAARFEGQGQVRAVICADGRRVPADVVLVSIGAEPADELARAAGIACARGVLVDATGATSCPEVFAAGDVAAWPLRQGGQRSLETYLNSQMEAEIAASAMLSQPVPAPQVPTSWTEIAGHRIQMIGDAEGPGEIVVRGDAQSGQPIVLLRLLDGCVEAATAINATREFSVATRLVGTRVSVSAEQLQDVGSNLRDLLKAKPN from the coding sequence ATGATCGACACCATCGCCATCATCGGCGCCGGCCTGGCCGGTTCGACGGCTGCGCGCGCACTGCGCGCCCAGGGATACGAGGGGCGCATCCACCTGCTCGGGGATGAGTCGCATCAGGCCTATGACCGGACCACGCTGTCCAAGACGGTGCTGGCGGGCGAGCAGCCCGAGCCGCCTGCAATCCTGGACAGCGCCTGGTACGCATCGGCCCATGTGGATGTCCAGCTCGGGCGACGGGTGAGTTGCCTGGATCTGGCCAACCGCCAGATTCAGTTTGAATCGGGCGCCCCGCTGGCCTACGACCGGCTGCTGCTGGCCACCGGCGCGCGCGCCCGGCGCATGGCGATTCGGGGTGGCGACCTGGCAGGCATCCATACCTTGCGAGACCTCGCCGACAGCCAGGCGCTGCGGCAGGCGCTGCAACCGGGCCAGTCGCTGGTCATCGTCGGCGGAGGCCTGATCGGTTGCGAGGTGGCGACCACCGCCCGCAAGCTGAGTGTCCATGTCACGATTCTGGAAGCCGGCGACGAGTTGCTGGTGCGCGTGCTGGGTCACCGGACCGGGGCATGGTGTCGGGCCGAACTGGAACGCATGGGTGTCCGCGTGGAGCGCAATGCACAGGCCGCGCGCTTCGAAGGCCAGGGGCAGGTGCGCGCCGTGATCTGCGCCGACGGGCGCCGGGTGCCCGCCGATGTGGTCTTGGTCAGCATTGGCGCCGAGCCGGCGGACGAGCTGGCCCGTGCCGCTGGCATCGCCTGCGCGCGCGGCGTGCTGGTCGACGCCACCGGCGCCACCTCGTGTCCAGAGGTGTTCGCCGCCGGTGACGTCGCCGCCTGGCCGCTGCGTCAAGGGGGCCAGCGCTCGCTGGAGACCTACCTGAACAGCCAGATGGAGGCCGAAATCGCGGCCAGCGCCATGTTGAGTCAGCCCGTGCCGGCGCCCCAGGTGCCGACCTCGTGGACGGAGATTGCAGGCCACCGCATCCAGATGATTGGCGATGCCGAAGGGCCCGGCGAGATCGTCGTACGCGGCGACGCCCAGAGCGGCCAGCCAATCGTGTTGCTCAGGCTGCTTGATGGCTGCGTCGAGGCCGCGACGGCGATCAATGCCACCAGGGAATTTTCTGTGGCGACCCGACTGGTCGGCACCCGGGTTTCTGTTTCCGCCGAGCAACTGCAGGACGTCGGCTCGAACCTGCGGGATTTACTCAAAGCCAAACCGAATTGA
- a CDS encoding tyrosine-type recombinase/integrase — protein MALSDLAVRQAKATGKAYTLPDLDGLSLAVTAAGGRTWHFRYYWAGKQKRMSLGTYPEVTLREARSLRDEARALLAKGTNPRDHRKQKRTAVRLADENTFEAVYRKWLKHRGLSLKEGRQTTLSILPRIFDKDVLPTLGKQSIYEIKRPDLLEVIARIEKRRALSVAEKVRTWFNQLFRYALVIVPGLEQNPAFDLDVVALPLPPVNHNPFLRMAELPRLLQRLRSYRGRRQTQLGLRLLLLTGVRTGELRQAMPDQFDLDRGLWIIPPDVVKQLQVDMRKKRQQPKDIPPYIVPLSIQAMEIVRHLLDEFKPAQRYLFRHDSDLKKRISENTLNGALKRMGYQERLTGHGIRGTMSTALNEIGYPKVWVDAQLSHVDPNKVSATYNHAAYVEQRRRMMQDWADRLDLFEQNQVEAASMPLTVHLEGVPAFPTEQTASAPSTPVAASPSLLVTKPGDAMPLVSAAAHRLPAMPPQRSAAPLVPSDIQRERMDLFDVFEAPHNLPVAAFAKMAGKSRRWISYEIQAGNLLALNVGNRGQRVPDWHLDPLKHEMIQSVLKLTRGADPWQIYHALLQPRSMLRGRSALEGVTASNLDKLVMAVSTAVKESEWTPLRVGVV, from the coding sequence ATGGCACTCTCAGACCTGGCCGTTCGACAGGCCAAGGCGACTGGCAAGGCATACACCCTCCCTGACCTGGATGGCCTCTCCCTGGCCGTCACCGCTGCCGGTGGCAGGACTTGGCACTTCCGCTACTACTGGGCGGGCAAGCAGAAGCGGATGTCGCTCGGCACCTACCCGGAGGTGACGCTTCGCGAGGCCCGCAGCCTGCGCGATGAAGCGCGCGCCCTGCTGGCCAAAGGCACCAATCCTCGCGATCACCGCAAGCAGAAGCGCACCGCTGTCCGGCTCGCCGACGAAAACACCTTCGAGGCGGTGTATCGCAAGTGGCTCAAGCATCGCGGGCTCAGCCTCAAGGAAGGCCGGCAGACGACTCTCTCGATCCTTCCGCGCATCTTCGACAAGGATGTGCTGCCGACCTTGGGCAAGCAGTCGATCTATGAGATCAAGCGGCCCGACCTCCTGGAGGTGATCGCCAGGATCGAGAAGCGCAGGGCGCTCTCCGTCGCCGAGAAAGTCAGGACGTGGTTCAACCAACTGTTCCGCTACGCGCTGGTGATCGTGCCGGGCCTGGAGCAGAACCCCGCCTTCGATCTCGATGTGGTGGCGCTGCCGCTGCCACCCGTCAACCACAACCCGTTCCTGCGCATGGCCGAGCTGCCAAGGCTGTTGCAGCGGCTGCGCAGCTATCGCGGCCGGCGGCAGACCCAGCTCGGGCTGCGGCTATTGCTGCTGACCGGCGTGCGAACCGGAGAGCTGCGGCAGGCGATGCCGGATCAATTCGATCTGGACCGAGGGCTGTGGATCATCCCGCCCGACGTCGTGAAGCAACTCCAGGTGGATATGCGCAAGAAGCGGCAGCAGCCGAAGGACATCCCGCCCTACATCGTGCCGCTGTCGATTCAGGCCATGGAGATCGTCCGGCACCTGCTCGATGAGTTCAAGCCGGCCCAGCGCTACCTGTTCCGGCACGACAGCGACCTGAAGAAGCGCATCAGCGAGAACACGCTCAATGGTGCGCTCAAACGCATGGGCTATCAGGAACGCCTGACCGGACATGGTATCCGTGGCACGATGTCCACTGCGCTCAACGAGATCGGCTACCCGAAAGTCTGGGTGGATGCACAGCTTTCGCATGTCGATCCCAACAAGGTCAGCGCGACCTACAATCATGCCGCGTACGTGGAGCAGCGTCGACGCATGATGCAGGACTGGGCCGATCGCCTCGACCTCTTCGAGCAGAACCAGGTCGAGGCGGCCAGCATGCCGCTCACCGTGCATCTGGAAGGCGTGCCCGCATTCCCCACTGAGCAAACCGCAAGCGCGCCCTCTACGCCGGTTGCCGCTTCGCCAAGCCTGCTCGTGACGAAGCCGGGTGACGCCATGCCGTTGGTTTCTGCCGCCGCACATCGGCTGCCGGCAATGCCGCCCCAGCGATCGGCCGCACCGCTGGTGCCTTCGGACATTCAGCGCGAGAGAATGGATTTGTTCGATGTCTTCGAAGCGCCGCACAACCTTCCCGTCGCTGCGTTTGCCAAGATGGCGGGCAAATCCCGCAGGTGGATCAGCTACGAGATCCAGGCGGGCAACTTGCTGGCGTTGAACGTGGGCAACCGCGGCCAGCGCGTGCCGGACTGGCACCTCGACCCACTCAAGCACGAGATGATCCAGTCTGTCCTGAAGCTGACCAGGGGTGCGGACCCTTGGCAGATCTACCATGCACTGCTGCAGCCGCGCTCGATGCTGCGGGGGCGCTCGGCACTGGAGGGCGTGACTGCCAGCAATCTCGACAAGCTCGTCATGGCCGTGAGCACAGCGGTGAAGGAAAGCGAATGGACCCCGCTGCGGGTCGGGGTCGTGTAG
- a CDS encoding aromatic ring-hydroxylating dioxygenase subunit alpha has protein sequence MSSSIKEVQGAPVKWVTNWTPEAIRGLVDQEKGLLDPRIYADQSLYELELERVFGRSWLLLGHESHVPETGDFLATYMGEDPVVMVRQKDKSIKVFLNQCRHRGMRICRSDAGNAKAFTCSYHGWAYDIAGKLVNVPFEKEAFCDKKEGDCGFDKAEWGPLQARVATYKGLVFANWDVQAPDLETYLGDARPYMDVMLDRTPAGTVAIGGMQKWVIPCNWKFAAEQFCSDMYHAGTMSHLSGILAGMPPEMDLSHAQVPTKGNQFRAGWGGHGSGWFVDEPGMLMAVMGPKVTQYWTEGPAADLAEQRLGHTMPVRRMFGQHMSVFPTCSFLPAINTIRTWHPRGPNEIEVWAFTLVDADAPAEIKEEYRRHNIRTFSAGGVFEQDDGENWVEIQKGLRGYKAKSQPLNAQMGLGRSQTGHPDFPGNVGYVYAEEAARGMYHHWMRMMSEPSWATLKP, from the coding sequence ATGAGCTCATCAATCAAAGAAGTGCAGGGAGCCCCTGTGAAGTGGGTTACCAATTGGACGCCGGAGGCGATCCGGGGGTTGGTCGATCAGGAAAAAGGGCTGCTTGATCCACGCATCTACGCCGATCAGAGTCTTTATGAGCTGGAGCTTGAGCGGGTTTTTGGTCGCTCTTGGCTGTTACTTGGGCACGAGAGTCATGTGCCTGAAACCGGGGACTTCCTGGCCACTTACATGGGCGAAGATCCGGTGGTTATGGTGCGACAGAAAGACAAGAGCATCAAGGTGTTCCTGAACCAGTGCCGGCACCGCGGCATGCGTATCTGCCGCTCGGACGCCGGCAACGCCAAGGCTTTCACCTGCAGCTATCACGGCTGGGCCTACGACATCGCCGGCAAGCTGGTGAACGTGCCGTTCGAGAAGGAAGCCTTTTGCGACAAGAAAGAAGGCGACTGCGGCTTTGACAAGGCCGAATGGGGCCCGCTCCAGGCACGCGTGGCAACCTACAAGGGCCTGGTCTTTGCCAACTGGGATGTGCAGGCGCCAGACCTGGAGACCTACCTCGGTGACGCCCGCCCCTATATGGACGTCATGCTGGATCGCACGCCGGCCGGGACTGTGGCCATCGGCGGCATGCAGAAGTGGGTGATTCCGTGCAACTGGAAGTTTGCCGCCGAGCAGTTCTGCAGTGACATGTACCACGCCGGCACCATGTCGCACCTGTCCGGCATCCTGGCGGGCATGCCGCCGGAAATGGACCTGTCGCATGCACAGGTGCCCACCAAGGGCAACCAGTTCCGGGCCGGCTGGGGCGGGCACGGCTCGGGCTGGTTCGTCGACGAGCCGGGCATGCTCATGGCGGTGATGGGGCCCAAGGTCACCCAGTACTGGACCGAAGGTCCGGCTGCCGACCTGGCAGAACAGCGACTGGGCCACACCATGCCGGTTCGACGCATGTTCGGCCAGCACATGAGCGTCTTCCCGACCTGCTCGTTCCTCCCGGCCATCAACACCATCCGGACCTGGCACCCGCGCGGCCCCAACGAAATCGAAGTGTGGGCCTTCACCTTGGTCGATGCCGATGCCCCGGCCGAGATCAAGGAAGAATATCGCCGGCACAACATCCGCACCTTCTCCGCAGGCGGCGTGTTTGAGCAGGACGATGGCGAGAACTGGGTGGAGATCCAGAAGGGGCTACGTGGGTACAAGGCCAAGAGCCAGCCGCTCAATGCCCAGATGGGCCTGGGTCGGTCGCAGACCGGTCACCCTGATTTTCCTGGCAACGTCGGCTACGTCTACGCCGAAGAAGCGGCGCGGGGTATGTATCACCACTGGATGCGCATGATGTCCGAGCCCAGCTGGGCCACGCTCAAGCCCTGA
- a CDS encoding aromatic-ring-hydroxylating dioxygenase subunit beta: MVGWTCMCRRRAEVPSPDIYLEITVMTNPSPHFFKTFEWPSKAAGLELQNEIEQFYYREAQLLDHRAYEAWFALLDKDIHYFMPLRTNRMIREGELEYSGDQDVAHFDETHETMYGRIRKVTSDVGWAENPPSRTRHLVSNVIVKETATPDTFEVNSAFILYRNRLERQVDIFAGERRDVLRRADNNLGFSIAKRTILLDASTLLSNNLSMFF, encoded by the coding sequence ATGGTGGGCTGGACGTGCATGTGCAGACGGCGCGCCGAGGTTCCGTCCCCTGATATTTACTTGGAGATAACTGTTATGACAAATCCATCCCCGCATTTTTTCAAAACATTTGAATGGCCAAGCAAGGCGGCTGGCCTTGAGTTGCAGAACGAGATCGAGCAGTTCTACTACCGCGAAGCGCAGTTGCTTGACCACCGGGCCTACGAGGCCTGGTTTGCCCTGCTGGACAAAGATATCCACTACTTCATGCCGCTGCGCACCAATCGCATGATCCGGGAGGGCGAGCTGGAATATTCCGGCGACCAGGATGTTGCCCATTTCGATGAAACCCATGAAACCATGTACGGGCGCATCCGCAAGGTGACCTCGGACGTGGGCTGGGCGGAGAACCCGCCTTCCCGCACGCGCCACCTGGTCTCCAACGTCATCGTCAAGGAGACGGCCACGCCGGATACCTTCGAGGTCAATTCCGCATTCATCCTGTACCGCAATCGGCTTGAGCGCCAGGTCGACATCTTCGCGGGCGAACGCCGGGACGTGCTGCGCCGCGCCGACAACAACCTTGGTTTCAGCATCGCCAAGCGCACCATCCTGCTCGACGCCAGTACCTTGCTGTCGAACAACCTGAGCATGTTCTTCTAG
- a CDS encoding non-heme iron oxygenase ferredoxin subunit: MKFTRVCDRRDVPEGEALKVESGGTSVAIFNVDGELFATQDRCTHGDWSLSDGGYLEGDVVECSLHMGKFCVRTGKVKSPPPCEALKIFPIRIEDNDVLVDFEAGYLAP; encoded by the coding sequence ATGAAATTTACCAGAGTTTGTGATCGAAGAGATGTGCCCGAAGGCGAAGCCCTGAAGGTCGAAAGTGGAGGCACCTCCGTCGCGATTTTCAATGTGGATGGCGAGCTGTTCGCAACACAGGACCGCTGCACCCACGGCGACTGGTCCCTGTCCGATGGCGGCTATCTTGAAGGTGACGTGGTGGAATGCTCACTGCACATGGGGAAGTTTTGCGTTCGCACGGGCAAGGTCAAATCACCGCCGCCCTGTGAGGCACTGAAGATATTTCCGATCCGCATCGAAGACAATGACGTGCTGGTCGACTTCGAAGCCGGGTATCTGGCGCCATGA
- a CDS encoding GntR family transcriptional regulator, whose protein sequence is MNTRTPSGVAMAGEKSFSDASTVPRAKMRSLIEVTFQRLRADIVEGRLAAGSRLGVEDLKSRYEVSGGTMREALSLLVAENLVQTQAQRGFHVTPMSLGDMRDLAATRIALESEALRQSVLNGDAEWEARIVSSFHRLSLIEEPTMRDPARWFNEWEPVNRGFHEALISACSSVWIRRFLSILYVHMERYRRLTAMHNPPTRNVHEEHLALRDSALARDAERCAALMAEHIESSISVVREFGLLR, encoded by the coding sequence ATGAATACGAGAACTCCAAGCGGCGTTGCGATGGCAGGCGAAAAGTCATTTTCGGATGCATCGACGGTGCCTCGCGCGAAGATGCGCAGCCTGATTGAGGTGACGTTTCAGCGTTTGCGAGCAGACATCGTGGAGGGGCGACTCGCTGCGGGCTCCAGACTCGGCGTTGAAGATCTCAAGTCGCGCTATGAGGTCAGCGGCGGAACCATGCGGGAGGCGCTTTCTCTGCTAGTAGCCGAAAACCTGGTGCAGACACAGGCCCAGCGTGGGTTCCATGTGACCCCAATGTCCCTGGGTGACATGCGTGATTTGGCCGCCACGCGGATCGCGCTCGAGAGCGAAGCGTTACGCCAAAGCGTGCTGAATGGTGACGCTGAATGGGAGGCGCGGATCGTCAGTTCGTTTCACCGACTGTCATTGATTGAAGAGCCCACGATGCGGGATCCGGCTCGCTGGTTTAATGAGTGGGAGCCAGTCAACCGCGGTTTTCACGAAGCTCTTATCTCTGCCTGTTCGTCCGTCTGGATCCGGCGGTTCCTGTCCATCCTGTATGTGCATATGGAGCGCTACCGCCGATTGACTGCTATGCACAACCCGCCTACCAGAAACGTACATGAGGAGCATCTAGCACTTCGCGACAGCGCGCTCGCGCGAGATGCCGAGCGCTGTGCTGCGTTGATGGCGGAGCACATCGAATCATCAATTTCGGTGGTTCGGGAATTCGGTTTGTTGAGGTGA
- a CDS encoding BphX family protein translates to MKNARLFLIAIGVFYIINLIGTLPFSTLGLFGRMYPGVELHVGAPIFTLLQDAWAVVGLQLGAIGAVALWGARDPGRYRAVIPVVIATEVVDGLWDFYSIVWSHEALWFGLVTLVIHVLWIGWGLHAWRALASKSLRTL, encoded by the coding sequence ATGAAAAATGCAAGACTGTTTTTGATCGCCATCGGCGTCTTCTACATCATCAACCTCATTGGCACGCTTCCCTTCAGCACGTTGGGCTTGTTTGGCAGGATGTATCCAGGCGTAGAACTGCACGTGGGTGCGCCGATTTTCACCCTGCTGCAGGATGCCTGGGCGGTGGTCGGTCTCCAGTTGGGCGCCATCGGGGCCGTCGCTTTGTGGGGCGCCCGCGATCCGGGCCGTTATCGGGCCGTTATTCCAGTGGTCATCGCAACGGAAGTGGTCGATGGTCTCTGGGATTTTTACAGCATCGTGTGGAGCCACGAAGCCTTGTGGTTCGGGCTTGTCACGCTGGTGATCCATGTGCTGTGGATTGGCTGGGGCCTGCATGCCTGGCGTGCCCTGGCGTCGAAATCGCTGAGGACACTTTGA